GGATTTTTGAGATCCAGTGTATTGCCAGACTTAAACCCTGACTGATCGACTGCAGCTGCAATGTGAATGTCGTAGCTCTGTCTGTAGAGGAGAAAACATAGATGAGAATATGCTGACGTGTTCATATTAATAACTGGTGGCCCAGCTGGGGTGCCTCCTGAACCTTATgataagtagggtggtagtagcctagtgggtaacacactcgcctatgaaccagaagacccaggttcaaatcccacttactatcattgtgtccctgagcaagacacttaaccctaagttgctccagggggactgactctgtaactactgattgtaagtcgctctggataagggtgtctgaataatgtaaatgtaaatgtaaatgataaaacaTCAGTAGGGGGACTACATGCCATTACATTAGGTGCTGGCAGTTGTTCATATTATAATATGATATTATAATAACACAGCATGTGATTATTGTTTGGGGAAATGCTAACCAAGATTTCATAAGAACCAATAAACGGaacataaaagtaataaaagtgaataaaattgtCAGACGATAGACAACAATATCTTCACTTCTGTAATTTCCTTCTGCATTTTTATATACCTTTTGTTGGCTATTAGCTGAACCTTTCCAGACAATGTCTGTCCAGTTTTGGCAAACAGTGGGGTCTGCAACAGGCAGCGGACCTGGTACCAATGTGTCAGGGGTTCAGTGGGAGCTGTCGACAGCCATACAGTCATCCTGTCAAAGCAATCCAGTTCAGGTCATTAGTAAAggttggaaggttgcaggtttggttcctgaactgccaagttttcactgaggtggcactgcccacttctcaccaagggtgatggttaaaaacagaggaaaatttttgatgtgtcactgtgtgttgtgcataCATTGAATGCAAAAGAATATTATTTAGGAATTTCAGAGGGTGGAAAAGAAGGCATGGCTGTTTCTTTGTggaaaaaacaatgaagaatTGTACCTTTTGTTTAATATATGAAATACTGTGCTTTCATATATTTAGGGAGAAATGTCTATGCTATAAACATTTCTCTGTCTAGTTACTGAGGTCAGGTTTGGGATGAAAGCTGGTCGAGCTGGCAGTAATAAATTGAATATAAAGGGAAAGAGATGTACATCATCTGCAGGGTACCTAATTTCATATCCTTGTACCCATTTCATGCACATACTgtatttagaaatgtattttatgaacTGGTTTTATTGAGTTATCATACCAATGTCATGACTTCTCATTAGTTCTATTTGTCCTTTTTTACTGGACCTCAACATTCCCATTATTGATCTTAGATCAATTCATatgaaatttcattttcatctaAATAAATCCTGTGAATGGACTATGATGAACATTGAATTATGCTTCCTTACCTTGAACCTACAAAGGCAACATCAAACCAGAAGGCCAATCCATGGATCAGTCCTGTCTGCATAAGTTTAAACACAAAGGGAATCTCCATCCTGTGATTGACAGTGGTTGGTTGTTATTTTGAGTCAACAATTTCCAATATATCCATCATTAATGTGCACTTCCCATGTGCAACAGCAATTGACATATTTGAATTCTTGCTTAAAATATTATAGGACACAAACCTGTGTAAGTCTTCTTCATTGGCTTCTAAAAAATTGATAGTGTATTTTACAGATTTGGCCATCAAAATGTGCATGTCAAATGTATCCTACAGTGAAAAGAAATCAGAGAAACAGTTTGATAGGTTTACCTACAGTAGGTGTGCATTAAAGTCTTTACTGTGGTGCCACTGCTTATATCAGTGTGGGTACTCACTACTATGGGCTGTCTGAAAAACTCATCCATGGCTGCGGAGTGAAGTGCATTCAGATTCACTCCATAGAAACATGTCTGCTGCCTGCCAAGAAAGTCAAGCAACGTCTGCATGTCAAACGTTCACTAACACACCTGAAATAACACACCTCAGGTtatgaaataataaacaaacaaaaagaaggcaaaaagttaaacatttgagtctctccaatgcagggagcttttgctgtgatggcattTCATACTCTTGGCTTTTCTCAACCACCCATTAGAAAgcagggatggttttccaacagtcctgacagcatcttttcattcactcatgttactGAGCATCTCCTGAAGggacttttgatgatgacaataatgaacaaagaaGTAAttaaggtaaaaagaggcgactctgaaaaaacacatACATCTCCTGCAACTAAAAATTctgaatatgtttcttgcattggattcttcaaaataaccTTCATCTTGGTCTCCAAAGAAGATTGTCCAAATTTTGACTGGTATAGTATTGTAGAAGCAAATGACAGTAATAACGAATCTAATATGTAACACACCAtccaaataatattaatgataatcAGATTTACAATGGACAGTTTACAACCATTCCAGATGCATATATTTTAcaacaaaatacagaaacatacagACAGTAACATGCTGTATTCAGATTGAAATACATATCAGGAGGTGCTTCTGCTTGTTTCAATTTGTATGGTTCAACCTGTTGTGATCTCTCACCAGAAGCTGGACCGGGCATGCTGCTCTATGAACAGTTGCTCATCTGTAAATGGGGCGAGGTGGATATCACTAGATGTGGGAAACATTACACCTGAACAAAATGCAATGGAgataataaattgtgaaatttcACCGTAAAAATCAACTTGTTATGACAGTAATTACAATGCTTGTGAAACCCAATATACACCTTTAGGCTTCAGCCATTTTTTGGAGTGGAGGTAACTGTCCAGCATCCTTTCATTCAGCAGCATGTAACTGATGGGTTCTGAAATAATGACGTCAACTTTCTCTGGACAGGACACTTCCTCAATTTTCCCGGTCAGAACCTCAATTTTGTCTGACAAGCAGTTCTCCTTCACCAGCATCTAAAAGCACAAGGTCTATAAGTTGCCAGAATCCAATAAAAGCACCATAATGACTCTTTCTTAATTATATCTGGCTTATCAGATCAGAAGAAATGTGCAGCAAATTCAACACACATCTGGTGGCTttcaaaaaacaacatttgtttttaatgagtGGAAAATGGAGCAGAGTAAACTATGCTTGACTGGCAAAAATCTATTCACCCACGAAAATATGTTTCCATTCCCTTAACAGACCTTTCTAAGCCAAATACCATCCATGCAACATTAAGAACACAATTTTGCGCCATAGACTAAAGTGGTTGTAGTTTTCTgaaatgtaatcttttttttcatcaaaatcattttttaaatcataattaattaaCACAACTAAAAAGATGTAGGTGCTTCCTCTGCCTTTTTTTAgtgcaaggaggaacaagaggagcactgccacagccctgcaaaatgaccacaaatgtgcacgtgtctgctcaaacggtcagaaacagactccatgagagGTGGGGGTTGTGAATATAGTGAATGTGAAGAATATTTagttcattcagatctaggatgtcttatttttgtgttccttttttgtAGTGTATGTATTTTCACTGATAAAGGATTTGACACCGCAGGCTTGCCTTGGTGTACTGGGCGACAGAACTGGCTTCCACTGCATATATCTTCTTTGCTCCAGCTTGCACAgcaaaaaatgacagaattccTGTTCCACAGCCCACATTCAACACAATCTgccaagacaagaaaaaaattacattacaacTCCAACAACAGATGGTGAGGGCACATGCAATAGACTTTTATTAAGAAGAATTAAGAAGAAATTAAGAAGAAACTTAGTTTAATAATTAGCAATTCCTGAACTTGTCTTCTGTCACCTTATCTTTGAAGTCCAGGTCATTGAGCAGGATGGCTTTCTGATAGGTTGCTGTTTTCAAGTAGTCTTGCAGCATGTTCTGCTGCTGGGACAGCCAGCCAAAAAACTACAGAGAGGTGGACTTTGTCAGAATGGTTTAATCTCACTTATGTACACATATGTAAACTATACATTCTAAAATTAGcattatatgttatatatagaTACCAATAAACGTCTTATTCTAATATTTATCCACTGCGGCAAGATTGCACGTTTCTTTACCTGGAAGTATTGCGTATTTAATGAGTCCTCTATTCTGTGATCAGAGGTGGATAGCTTCATCCCTGGATTTCTCCATCTCCTTAGCAATGTATGGAAAGCCTGAAACTCTACAAAATATTCGATAAGGAACCAACCAGCATGACAAAATGTTGAAGAACTGTTGATGTCTATGGGACAGGCATTAGGAAAAGGGAATAATGGTATAATGGTGCAGCACATAGAGATCTTATTCCATCTGCTACCCCTTAAATGTGTGTTCATACCTCATGAACAACCAGAACGCTCAACAAGCGCGAGAATAGGGGCGCCCCGCATGCTGAACTGGGCCATGTCAGTAAGGACCATTTCATTCAGCTATGGACCTGCTGGTGGAATAACAGAACTCCAGTAGAGCTTGCAGTTTCCAGTAACGCTTGTCTGATTATGCACGCACTCCTGCACAGACGGGGATTTATTTCAAAACTTCTCATCTCTCTCTTGAATGATGAGCTCAACTACAATGCATGTGTgatttaaaatgacaaagtgtctaaaatgactaaaattagGGGAATATCCACAGAGGGCCTGAGCTTCACTAAAGGAGGGTGAACAACTGAGGAAGAACATTTCAGAAATCTTTAGATATGAATGAATTCAAAAGGGGCTGATTCAGACGTGCCTACAATCCTAGCCTGCATGAAAATATCCACTAGACCTGATTCAACTAATGaatgttattcatgttattcGTAATTGCCCATATAATTGAGTCATCTGTCTGGAACATTTGAAATTTGACCATAAGAGTGCTCTTCAGAATCTCATGGTCTATTGTGCTTTAATATCAGATGGACATGTTGTTGTGATTTGCTGGGGTCTAAGCTACTCACCCAGGTGTGTTTTGAAGCTCAGCAGGACACTAACATAGCCCTGGGTGATGAGGAGGGACTGAGCGCCCACCCGACAGTGTTCTGTGTCCATACTGAAGGAGAAACTGAAGACGCACACCCTTACGCCtacagtcacacacaaacatatatttcCGCAATGAATTTGAAGTAATTTTGAAGAAAATCATGTTGACCTTTaggttttaatgaaatgaatttgGATGTGGTTGTGCAATAGTGGGAGTGCAATGGTGCTGTTAAGGTTTAAGCAGCATGTGCTGGCTGCCATGCCCACTGGGCCGTGGCAGAAAACAGGGGGTGCTGCAGCCATGGGTTCCAAGTTTAAACGGAGCCTTACAGCCATAAATCCCAGCCTGTCAGCACAGCCAGACCACACAGGGAAGAGGAAAATGTGCAATCCACCTGAACAAAGAGAGCAGGGAGGTTACGACTATCCTCCTTTACTCTGTGCCCAAATCTTTAATGTTCTCAGCAGCATAAATGAATATTATGCAGAATACTTTCAGAATACGAAactgtcttttttccccatcagtATCAATGGTGTTCATTAACATTAATGCTGTATGGATGGATGAACTTTGCATGTTACAATTAAAttccaaaaaataattttcaccgcccaaggtggtagtagcctagtgggtaagacactcgcctgtgaaccagaagacccgggttcaaatcccacttactaccattgtgtccctgagcaagacacttaaccctaagttgctccagggagactgtccctgtaaatactgattgtaagtcgctctggataagggcgtctgataaatgctttaaatgttaatgtaattttCATAGCTCACCATATAGTTGAAATATACTGAACTTTTAGCTCATTATATTAACAGTTTATTAAGTTAGGGGTAATTCCCTATGTACAACAGcaccaaaaatattaaaatctgcattttaacaAATGTTTGTTAATTCAGCTATTAATCACAGGATCCAAGTTCTCCATTAACATTTGAGGTGTAAAAGTGCAGCTGGTAGTAAACATGACTGGAGGACAATTAAGTTGCCCTAGAGGAACGGTCCTTGAAAATAATGCTTGGTTGCTAATGTTGATGCATTTTCAAAAACCTTACAATATATAAAACTACCAAAAGCATTTTATATCAAAATCCCATTCATTCTGCAATCTTACCATCCTGAGTGGTGAAGACCAGTCCTTTCAAGTCCTTGGTGATTTCTAATGACAGGTTTTTATGCTGCTTCTGGCTTGACGTCTGAACACTTCCTTTCGCTTGGTCTTCATTTAGAAATAAGATATTTACAGAGAAGGTCGCCTGTTCTTCAGCCTCCATGTTCCTAAATTGTATTCCTTGCTCATGGACATCCACGTGAAATGTGATTTAGTTCAGCCCTGTGCTTGACTTAACTTTTGCAGTCGCTCAATCTAGGAGGAGGAGTCTTCGTGCAGGGTCACATGAGGCAAATATGGCATATTGTAGCACAACAGGGAAAATAGTCCATTTTGAATATTCACAGGGATGTGCATCAGTATATTTTAAAAGTACATTAAACTTGGGGTCTGTTTCCCGATTCATGAATTAAGTCTTATACTTTTGCAATCTAGGCCTTATCCTGAATTCCTTAACACTTTTTCAAAAGGCTTGCAAATATAAAACCCAGACATAGTTAGaaaaagaatttttttaattcatttgagggggtggggggcaaTTACAGAAAACATTCATAAATAATCAGTAAGTCTTAAGTCTTCTGCAGAGATTCACTGCTCACCAGTATCCCAGGGTCTTCAAAGctgtaatggaaaaaaaaaaatcaaaattaaGAAACTGTAAAGAATAAACAGTCAcagaagccccccccccactgcACCCTCATAATTATGCCTTATAATCTTTCCCAATATTGAGGTCAGATGGGTAGTGATTAGCCTATAATCATTGGGACAGTGCGTTGATCAAGAGCACGAAGCAAAATCCAAAGCAATGCTTACCATTGTTTGTAAAAACCTTCAAATGTCTCCTCCGAGAAACCTGAAAGACGACAGAGTGAAGTGAGCATTTTCAGGCTAGCAGAGCTCCGCGTGGGCTAAACGTGGGCAGCCACGTGTCCTCATACTACAATAGAGTAATCACGCTCTTCATTATGTGAACAGCAGAAAGGGTTTTAAATCATCGGACAAACAAAACGTTACTTaaaattgggggaaaaaaacgagcATTTACCGTCGAAATTATGTAGACATCCAATGGCGAAAACTTCAACGCCCGCAAAAATACACAAGTCCTTGCCGATCTACCCCCAACAACCAATAAAAACGAGGTTTATAATCAAATAAACAGCTGCTACGAAGATTACAAAGACATTTGGTATAAAAACTACTTTCGAACGACAGCGTGGACTGGCGGCCCGACAGAGAGAGAGTCGCTTCCAGCCCAGGAGCGAAAACGGCAGCTTCAAGAAGGAAGCAACGTAAAGGAGCCTGTAGCTGTCTGaccgaccaatcagaagagACTTTATTGAACTGTGGGCGGGCCCGTTTTCGAGTTTGACTACGAAAAGTAGTGGcgaggcaaaaaaaatgtaattaacagcTGACAATAAAATATACTGTTTAAGCGATAAATCTTAACAAAAATAACTGCAATTGTGCAGTACCCAATGTTTATTTGTCGACTGGTTGAATCGCCCAGACGATTCAATTCACATGTACTTAATTTGAAGATTTCATACACTGTTCACAAGCAAAATGGGCGAGAAAACCTTAAACCTGGAATTAGAACAAGACAAATATTCTCGTGGACAGAATTTTTCAAAAGGGGAACACTCAACAAACTCATAAATCTTTTTTAGATTACTGCCCCAgctttataataattttatttattttataatactaGGATCTACTCTGTGGCTAAACATGAAATTATGAGTGATTAATTTATCATGCAACATCTGTACAACATTCTGAGTCTCATATCATTGTGTGTGACAAAAATCATTAGATTGTGAAATACTTAAAAGAGATTTTAATTTTCCCATTTTGTTTTAGTGatggaaataaaacattaaatacaaacagaaaaagaCGGTTACCAAAAACagagagaactttttttttttttttagaagtcgCACTAGATTTTTGAAACACGTCTTTAAGATGTGTAGTAAAGGAAAACCTATTTACACATTAGTACAGGTAcactttgtggaaaaaaaaaagctattgcAAATGTTGAGTACAAAGAACGTTAATATTCTTTACAATATAGAATTATTTGTGTTAACCTGATGGGAGTACAGTTTACTTGTGTCAGCCACTGGTTCTGCATCGAACATTGGGAGAGCTGGAGAATCGAAACTCCTCTTTGCCTTGGGAGGCCGTCCACAAGGGACATGATTGTGCTTTGGGTTCATCAGCAGCCCTTTCAGAAAGATCCTTCCATGAAAGTGGTGCATGTACAGGCCCATCAGGAAGGTGAACCCCATCAAAGGTGTGGCAGAAAGCTTCATCTCAGGTCTGAGAGAATCCTGCTAACCGATCATGTGGAAGCCTACCAGAGCAGGGAAAAAGAAATGCCAGTTCTGCCGTACAGCCACAAGAGGATACCGCTTCATGGTAAATGCATAGTAAGACATTCtgaagcaaaaaatattttcctatGTGAAAcactggtggaaaaaaaagttaatgaagCCCTGAGACATAATTTGCTAGAAGTCTGGCATTATTAACAGTGCAGGGGATACAGGAAAACGTAGTGCGAGCGATCAACCTTCCGCTTTAGGGGCAAATATTTTGTTCTAAACAATCAAAGAACAACTATCATGTTTTTTGAGTGTAAGAAATATTATTATGGAAAAGCCAATTAGTATCTTAGCAGTGTTATCCTGACATCCATCTGAAGACATCATGTGGATTGCAAACGAACATTATCAAAAACAACACAGTTTGATCTGATGTCTCAAAACTACCAGAGCAAATTTAATGCTGCACATAAGAAGCTCACAATGGAACAACTAATTTAAGAGCCCCACACATATGCAAAATACAGATCCATGATCTGTATTAATAATTCCCAATCGTACACCAGGATGGAGTAAAATTATGAACTGGGTGACATTTTCAGTTCCTAACAAGCATTTTGGTTAACACATCTTACACCACTCCCACCaatctaaataaatacagaCCTAGGTGTTTAATTGTAGGCTACAGTAGAGGCTACTTACTGTACAAAATCATGATTGGTATTTTGCTGAATGTTGTGTAAAGGAAAGATTCTAAGCTTTAAGACGGAAGTCTGAAAACTGAGCACTAAAATACCAGTTAATgccacaataaattaaaaagcaatGAAAATGTGACAATACACCTACTTTAAAACTGTATATGATCAAAATGAacattacacacaaatatactgTGCAGTCCTCCCGCTGAAAAGAAGCAGTGAAGCCAGGGGTTCAAGTCCAAAGAGTCTCTTCTCTCACCCCTGCAATTACAGCACTTGCCAGGATTTGGTGTCTTTAGAAGCCTTGTCCTCCATCATACTGTCCGCACCATCAAACTCCTCCTGAATGGTGGGAAATGACCCTTGCTGTTGCTGATGGCTGGTATCAAGGTCTAGCAGTTGATGGAACAGTCCATCTTTGCTTTACCTGCTGAACTGATAATCCTCATTAGGCACCGGCCAAACTCCTCAAGGATGACCCTCTCAGCCACAGCCTGTGGTTGGCTAGACAGCTCTGCCTGCTCTGCTTGCTCCATGAGACAGTCACAGGTCGCCTCTGCCACCTCCTTTGTGACAAACGTGTAGGGAAGCCTGGCAGGGCCAAACAAAAAGCCACAGGAATAAGCTTCAGATACTTCTTGATACAGCTTAATGATACTGAAGACTAACTATAGTGGGATCTGCAGTggtcttacctccctccaccacAGGGAAGAGCCGGAGTTGTACGTGTCAACAGGTCTGAGATTTGCGAAGACAATTTGGTTTTCGCCGCTGTCTGTTGCTGGACACGAACCTCTGCTGCATCCGCCAGGTGCATCAACGTTTTTCTCTCTGGACTCTCCTCAAAGTTCTTACAGCCCACACACTTACAAATACTTGAACACATGATCTTTGCCTGCAGAGAGAGTTGATTGAAAATGCAGCCATTGCAAAATTGACAGTGATCCTAAGATTAAACAGGGGTATTTTCTCTTGAGCAAGTGTCTAACCTCATAGCATTCGCAGTAGTTCTTCAGACAACCAGATCGTTTGCAGTTGCAGCCCTTGCTGTGTCTTCGGTCTGACTCACCTTCCTTTCCCTTGCCAATTTTTGGCTTAAAAGCCTCTGGATTTCTGTCAAGGCAAGCCTGTGTCCAAAGATATCATTAGGAACACATggtcaacataaaaaaactccaaaaatgTTTACACATCAGGTTGTcacaacaaaaatgtgaaataatatttaTCATACAGAAGAATGCAATGGGCTTGCTTACTTTGATGGCTTTAAGGCGCTCAGACTCATGTTCCAAGTTGTTAAAGCAGTTAGTGCAGTTACAGTTGCTACAGAACTCCCCATTGGCAAAGCAGTCACAATACCTATCAAAAAATGGATGTCAAATCATGCATTTAGTACATTGATCTTGAATTTGTACATTTCAAAACGATCTCATCAAAGTCAACTAGCTGTTTCTTCAATACACTGTATTGGCACTGTAAATGGgcaacagacaaaaaacaaaattattctGGAAAGGTAGGCAGTGGTCTATTGCACAGAATTCTCCAACTGTTTACCGCTTCACAGAAGCTAATGCAGCTCTTTAGCCTGGCCTGCTCTAAGAACGTCTTTTTCAGTCTTTATTATTGATATCCTCTTTAGTCAGTTTCTCTACCATCCCACATTCCTGACAATTAGCATGTGCCAGATTTACCATCTCTCACTCCCACTGGGGTAGTGGTACACCTAAGCAAGATTCTCCCTTTCTTTTTACCCCTGTTCCTAAATGACCCGAATGCTTGTTCCCATTTACAGAGCCAAGGCTGTGTAGGAACACCAAATTTCTTCCCTTGGGTACCCACTGCACCACAATGAAATATTGTCTAAAAGTTTATTGAATTAGTGTAACTCAaacaacatataaatatatatatatttagtaaCCTACAATTTTAGACATTGTGACTTTGTGCAATTGCAGGGTTTCCTGGGCCTTGTTGTTGACTCTGACACTGAAAGTGTgctaaaagagaaaaagaaattacattcagcaatgcattaaaaaaaccaAAGAGAAAAAACACTGTAGACCTGCGTTGTGCTTACCCATTGAGGGGCATCCTGGCTTGTGTCTGTATGCCTGTAGTGGTCGAATAACTGGCACTGCTGGCCAAAGTCACAAATGAGGACTGCTGGAGCTATGACAGCATAAAAAAGCTCTTGTAAAGCCATAGTAGTCCAGAATAAAAATAACATCACTGACAGACACTGACCTGTGTGACATATTGTGCAGGCAACACAGCGTAGCCCACATTGCCTACACCAGGAGCAGACGTAAGCACTGTCCCCGGGGGAAGGTTGGTCAGGTTGGGTTGGATCTGTGGCAATGGTGTGGCAGGCATGATGAGTCGCTGTTGTGTTTGGGTGGGCACCACTTGTGCAGTGGAGTTCAGGGGTTTTGGCACCACCTAAAAAGAAAGGTGCAGTCCATAAGAGGCATTTAGTCAGTTGACAGCTAGCTCAGTGACAGGCCTTTCAATAACAagcaaatgctgtgaatgcaAGGCCAATTAATTGCACTGTGACAGCCTATATGCAAATAGCAGTAATAGTATGTTGGTGTTGCAATCGTGTCACCTGCTTCACCGTCTGGGCAGGAACGATTGGAACAGACATCCTCATCGGAGCAGTGTTCACTACCAAAGGCTTGgctaaaagaaaaatatcagtTATCAACACCATACCACACACATACCTGAacataaattgtaaaatgtagtTATACAATCAATACATTTTCAGTAATTCTCATAGGAAAACAATGCAGACCTGGTTGGCTGGAGGCGGAGTTGATGCTGGGACTGCTGTTGTGAGCCGTGCCACTGGCTGTTGTGGCTGTCACCAAACGAACGTAGTGGAAACGGCTTCCGGGGACCTGGATCTGCTGCACGCTGGGTGTAGCAGCCAGTGGGAAGATAGTCTTAAACTGGGATGTACCCACACCTCCCACTGCCACTGTCTGCACAGGCTTCACAGTCTGACATAAAACAAGgtcattaaaagaaaagaaaaaaaaaaaacatcttaattCAAGGATTTGAATATGTAACAAAAACTACTAATGAAAAGAATAACTATTCTTTTTGACAGAAAAGCACAGGCAGCGACCTGTGAGGTGGACTGGTTGGGTGCTGCTTTAGCTGGGGATGTGGGCTGCTGCACTGCTAGGATTTGCTGGCCAAGTGCAACACTGAGGGGCAGAGACACAGTCTTCTGAGGGGAGCCCGGAGATGGGGAGGCCATCGAGACCACTGTGAGCTGTAGAAAAACAACCACAGGAAAATGAGTGGAACTCAAAACAATCCAAAATGCTGGACCAGCAGGTGACTGGGGGGGGTCAAACTGCTCCTGTATTTATAAGTCCAATTGGACCCAAACTGACCTAGGCACTCTGCACATACTCTACACTTCCCTCCACTATATTCTTCAAGATGTAATGTGTGGTGTGCACAAAAACTATGTGAATGTGTACGCGGCAGAAGTAGTATGTGTGCAAGGACAAAGTAGTGTCCGTGCGAGCTTTGCATGTCCATGAGTGGGGAAAAGTAGTGTGCGTGCAAGCTTTGCATGTCCATGAGTGGAGAAAAGTAGTGCGCGTGCGAGCTTTGCATGTCCATGAGTGGGGAAAAGTAGTGCGCGTGCGAGCTTTGCATGTCCATGAGTGGGGAAAAGTAGTGCGCGTGCGAGCTTTGCATGTCCATGAGTGGGGAAAAGTAGTGCGCGTGCGAGCTTTGCATGTCCATGAGTGGGGAAAAGTAGTGCGCGTGCGAGCTTTGCATGTCCATGAGTGGGGAAAAGTAGTGCGCGTGCGAGCTTTGCATGTCCATGAGTGGGGAAAAGTAGTGCGCGTGCGAGCTTTGCATGTCCATGAGTGGGGAAAAGTAGTGCGCGTGCGAGCTTTGCATGTCCATGAGTGGGGAAAAGTAGTGCGCGTGCGAGCTTTGCATGTCCATGCATGATGAAAAGTAGTGTGCGTGCAAGCTTTGCATGTCCATGAGTGGGGAAAAGTAGTGCGCGTGCGAGCTTTGCATGTCCATGAGTGGGGAAAAGTAGTGCGCGTGCGAGCTTTGCATGTCCATGCGTGGGGAAAAGTAGTGCGCGTGCGAGCTTTGCATGTCCATGAGTGGGGAAAAGTAGTGCGCGTGCGAGCTTTGCATGTCCATGAGTGGGGAAAAGTAGTGCGCGTGCGAGCTTTGCATGTCCATGAGTGGGGAAAAGTAGTGCGCGTGCGAGCTTTGCATGTCCATGAGTGGGG
This genomic stretch from Denticeps clupeoides chromosome 5, fDenClu1.1, whole genome shotgun sequence harbors:
- the lin54 gene encoding protein lin-54 homolog isoform X2 yields the protein MDVVPSELNSILPDEIMDTEAIVMEDSLPVASPAPAPSGVDATETSVSMETEVPEIFSLCSTATSTQMTLALTTPTTTDSVPCTMNSGTQLLLTPSVSSSQCHTPAPAPKPTTLVAGGLQKLSAPFTLSANHQLILNKVGSSSGVDAKSHGTPLLKHEGQKLVVTTISKGGQPIVLTLPHTAAKPGTVVRTGDATVQPQQFKVVAIGGRTELKPVVGVQTVSTASQLGSSSPQTASQNQQLKTVQITKKTVASTAGPMVTKFIITKALSSKGLSSQTSVSPVLTGRVLGQGTPVTPPRTIAIADTLNSASQSVPTSKVAISPLMSPSKLTVVSMASPSPGSPQKTVSLPLSVALGQQILAVQQPTSPAKAAPNQSTSQTVKPVQTVAVGGVGTSQFKTIFPLAATPSVQQIQVPGSRFHYVRLVTATTASGTAHNSSPSINSASSQPAKPLVVNTAPMRMSVPIVPAQTVKQVVPKPLNSTAQVVPTQTQQRLIMPATPLPQIQPNLTNLPPGTVLTSAPGVGNVGYAVLPAQYVTQLQQSSFVTLASSASYSTTTGIQTQARMPLNGTLSVSESTTRPRKPCNCTKSQCLKLYCDCFANGEFCSNCNCTNCFNNLEHESERLKAIKACLDRNPEAFKPKIGKGKEGESDRRHSKGCNCKRSGCLKNYCECYEAKIMCSSICKCVGCKNFEESPERKTLMHLADAAEVRVQQQTAAKTKLSSQISDLLTRTTPALPCGGGRLPYTFVTKEVAEATCDCLMEQAEQAELSSQPQAVAERVILEEFGRCLMRIISSAGGV
- the lin54 gene encoding protein lin-54 homolog isoform X1, yielding MDVVPSELNSILPDEIMDTEAIVMEDSLPVASPAPAPSGVDATETSVSMETEVPEIFSLCSTATSTQMTLALTTPTTTDSVPCTMNSGTQLLLTPSVSSSQCHTPAPAPKPTTLVAGGLQKLSAPFTLSANHQLILNKVGSSSGVDAKSHGTPLLKHEGQKLVVTTISKGGQPIVLTLPHTAAKPGTVVRTGDATVQPQQFKVVAIGGRTELKPVVGVQTVSTASQLGSSSPQTASQNQQLKTVQITKKTVASTAGPMVTKFIITKALSSKGLSSQTSVSPVLTGRVLGQGTPVTPPRTIAIADTLNSASQSVPTSKVAISPLMSPSKLTVVSMASPSPGSPQKTVSLPLSVALGQQILAVQQPTSPAKAAPNQSTSQTVKPVQTVAVGGVGTSQFKTIFPLAATPSVQQIQVPGSRFHYVRLVTATTASGTAHNSSPSINSASSQPAKPLVVNTAPMRMSVPIVPAQTVKQVVPKPLNSTAQVVPTQTQQRLIMPATPLPQIQPNLTNLPPGTVLTSAPGVGNVGYAVLPAQYVTQLQQSSFVTLASSASYSTTTGIQTQARMPLNGTLSVSESTTRPRKPCNCTKSQCLKLYCDCFANGEFCSNCNCTNCFNNLEHESERLKAIKACLDRNPEAFKPKIGKGKEGESDRRHSKGCNCKRSGCLKNYCECYEAKIMCSSICKCVGCKNFEESPERKTLMHLADAAEVRVQQQTAAKTKLSSQISDLLTRTTPALPCGGGRLPYTFVTKEVAEATCDCLMEQAEQAELSSQPQAVAERVILEEFGRCLMRIISSAGKAKMDCSINC